A stretch of Brachyhypopomus gauderio isolate BG-103 chromosome 3, BGAUD_0.2, whole genome shotgun sequence DNA encodes these proteins:
- the neurl4 gene encoding neuralized-like protein 4 isoform X2: MAAELHPRSGKLIGLSNSNRTAQRNQSVQEFNHGLVLSREPLRDRDVFTVRIDKKVNSWSGSIEIGVTALDPAALDFPSSATGLKGGSWIVSGCSVLKDGRSVLEEYGRDLDQLGEGDRVGIQRNGRGELHLWVNGQDCGPAARGLPPRLWAVVDLYGKCTQVTVMSCEPPPDTDSEEREEDEEEGEEEAALAAPVAQMTEACREHAERSSTIVPPVVVHSAPAVINGSVDEVPEVTRGHSRPDKFPSNFESDTVLTEHQLFDVFNNAIVSLYRSEDEGGEDSGLGGARPGNSDSSRGCSGSSSASRGAMGGSDSGGGPGGGGSTNNSPSGSSGGVTGLGSGAVTTNDALLFHEKCGTLIKLSNNHKTAERRRPLDEFNNGVVMTNRPLRHNEMFEIRIDKLVDKWSGSIEIGVTTHNPNNLDYPATMTNLRSGTIMMSGCGILTNGKGTRREYCEFSLDELQEGDHIGLMRKVSGALHFYINGIDQGVAASQTPGVVYGVVDLYGMAVKVTIVHNHNHSDRLRRNNAIMRALSPDVGRPRPALSLTPDPETPDRLLFHQNCGQKAAIIGDGRTALRPHATDDFNHGVVLSNRPLHSNEVFQVRIDKMVDKWAGSIEIGVTTHNPAYLQLPSTMTNLRSGTWMMTGNGVMHNGTTILDEYGHNLDRLKAGDTVGVVRKDDGSLHFFVNGVPQGPAAWNVPPSIYAVVDLYGQAAQATIMDDMADLPPLPDDSSEGPTALSPGSPCSVTGTASVSDLRFHQLHGTNAVITNGGRTALRQNCRSEFNDAIVISNRCLREGELFEIVIQKMVDRWSGSIEAGVTAIRPEELEFPNTMTDIDYDTWMLSGTAIMQDGNTMRNNYGCDLDSLSTGSRIGMMRTATGDLHYYINGVDQGVACTGLPSDVYAVIDLYGQCVQVSITSSSGPLDNSLCTSNVTEKSFPIHSPVAGVAHRLHSKHGKNVVLLGDGCQAVRVGGYSHGIVFSAKELKTDELFEVKINEVDEQWSGSLHVGLTTLQPPDLPSCPLSGLSPSLTQLRSKVTWLLAGAEVRRNGMLQKQNYGCSLDRLTVGNRVGVKRCSDDTMHIFIDGEDMGPAATAVAKNVYAVLDLYGKVTAVSVVSSTLVEDSDSVKAPSLSSDSCSEGEEDTTPCENEPALVPMAMIFLENHGKNIQLSNQNLTAARVSSYNQGLLVTAQALPRQQLFQFQIDRLNPSWTSSLSLGVIGYSPDRLSFPSTACCLKRSVWLLQRDSVFHNSLKICENYGPNLDTCPEGTVLGLLVDASGGLHLFVNGMDQGTAAQDVPNPCYPIIDLYGQCEQVTIVTNHVPAVGAKGGEVRCQGDMEKADMVDGIKESVCWTPPPEVNPNKTCEYHALCSRFKDLLTLPDGYFNEDAKYNLCYCESCHKLRGDEAYYKRGEPPRDYALPFGWCRFGLRIKPHCEVPNAFKKWHIAYHGTSVGALRRTLDQSQLMTEPASVFSASPLKAEGHGSYGEPEENSAPEWEVPCVQLSPTMRYSGLEAFAPKVQFRDPRSLRCHQAQVGFQVCVRPGSYKVGPQTLGVSEPLDPRFNNSEIEWITKEKGGTLLYGLLVRVE; this comes from the exons ATGGCAGCTGAGCTGCATCCGCGCAGCGGAAAACTCATCGGACTGTCCAACTCGAACCGGACAGCGCAGCGCAATCAGTCGGTGCAGGAGTTTAACCATGGTTTGGTCCTCAGTCGAGAACCCCTACGGGATCGCGATGTCTTCACCGTGCGAATTGACAAAAAG GTGAACTCGTGGAGCGGCTCCATAGAGATCGGAGTGACGGCGCTGGACCCCGCTGCGCTGGACTTTCCCAGCAGTGCGACGGGCCTGAAGGGCGGCTCCTGGATCGTGTCGGGCTGCTCCGTGCTGAAGGACGGACGCTCGGTCCTGGAGGAGTACGGTCGCGACCTGGACCAGCTCGGCGAGGGAGACCGCGTGGGCATCCAGCGCAACGGGCGCGGCGAGCTGCACCTGTGGGTGAACGGGCAGGACTGCGGCCCGGCCGCCAGGGGCCTGCCCCCCCGCCTGTGGGCTGTGGTGGACCTCTACGGGAAGTGCACGCAGGTGACGGTGATGAGCTGTGAGCCGCCGCCCGACACGGACAGCGAGGAGCGcgaggaagacgaggaggagGGTGAAGAGGAGGCAGCATTGGCAGCTCCAGTTGCTCAGATGACGGAGGCGTGCCGAGAGCATGCGGAGAGGAGTAGCACCATCGTGCCTCCTGTGGTTGTTCACTCTGCGCCTGCTGTCATAAATGGCTCAGTGGACGAAG TGCCTGAAGTTACAAGAGGACATAGCCGGCCAGACAAGTTTCCCAGCAACTTTGAGTCAGATACAG TCCTTACAGAGCACCAGTTATTTGATGTCTTCAACAACGCCATTGTCTCCTTGTATCGCTCAGAAGATGAGGGCGGAGAAGACTCGGGGCTGGGAGGAGCCAGGCCGGGAAATTCCGACTCTTCCAGAGGGTGTTCAGGAAGTAGCAGCGCAAGCCGAGGAGCCATGGGAGGAAGCGACAGCGGAGGCGGACCCGGCGGAGGGGGCAGCACAAATAACAGTCCATCAGGAAGTTCAGGGGGTGTGACTGGGTTGGGTAGTGGGGCTGTGACCACCAATGACGCGCTCCTCTTTCACGAGAAGTGCGGCACGCTGATTAAGCTGAGCAACAACCACAAGACGGCGGAGAGGAGGAGGCCGCTGGACGAGTTCAACAACGGAGTGGTCATGACCAACCGACCACTCAGGCACAACGAGATGTTTGAG ATTCGCATAGATAAACTAGTGGATAAGTGGTCAGGATCCATTGAGATTGGAGTGACAACCCACAACCCAAATAATCTGGATTACCCAGCAACCATGACCAACTTGCGCTCAG GGACGATCATGATGAGCGGCTGTGGGATTCTGACCAACGGCAAAGGCACTCGGAGGGAATACTGCGAGTTCAGTCTGGATGAGCTCCAG GAAGGGGATCACATTGGGCTGATGAGGAAAGTCAGTGGGGCGTTACACTTCTATATCAATGGCATAGATCAAG GAGTGGCGGCTTCCCAGACCCCTGGCGTGGTGTATGGGGTGGTGGATCTGTACGGGATGGCTGTTAAAGTTACCATCgtccacaaccacaaccacagcGACCGCCTACGCCGCAACAACGCCATCATGAGGGCGCTGTCGCCGGACGTGGGGCGACCTCGGCCCGCCCTCTCGCTCACCCCTGACCCAGAAACCCCGGACCGCCTGCTCTTCCACCAGAACTGCGGCCAGAAGGCAGCCATCATAGGGGATGGCAGGACAGCGCTGAGACCACA TGCGACTGATGACTTTAATCACGGCGTGGTGCTAAGCAACCGACCACTACATTCCAATGAAGTATTCCAGGTGCGCATTGACAAAATGGTGGACAAATGGGCGGGGTCTATTGAGATTGGTGTGACAACCCATAACCCCGCCTACCTGCAGCTGCCCTCCACCATGACCAACCTGCGCTCAG GGACGTGGATGATGACCGGTAACGGAGTGATGCACAACGGAACCACAATCTTGGATGAATATGGCCACAACCTGGACCGGCTAAAA gcggGTGACACGGTCGGCGTCGTGCGGAAGGATGACGGGAGCCTGCACTTCTTCGTAAATGGCGTCCCCCAGGGGCCCGCGGCATGGAACGTCCCGCCCAGCATCTATGCCGTTGTGGACCTCTATGGACAGGCGGCCCAAGCCACCATCATGGATGACATGG ctgaccttcctcctctcccagaCGACAGTTCAGAGGGGCCGACGGCTCTGTCTCCAGGCAGCCCGTGCTCCGTCACCGGGACGGCCTCCGTCAGCGACCTGCGCTTCCATCAGCTGCACGGCACCAACGCCGTCATCACCAACGGCGGCCGCACGGCCCTCCGTCAGAACTGCCGGAGCGAGTTCAACGACGCCATCGTCATCTCCAACAG GTGCCTTCGTGAGGGAGAGTTATTTGAGATTGTTATTCAGAAGATGGTGGACCGCTGGTCCGGCTCCATCGAAGCAG GTGTGACGGCCATTAGGCCAGAGGAGCTGGAGTTCCCCAACACTATGACCGACATCGACTATGACACCTGGATGCTGAG CGGCACAGCCATCATGCAGGACGGGAACACCATGCGGAACAACTACGGCTGCGACCTGGACTCCCTGAGCACGGGCTCCCGGATCGGAATGATGCGAACAGCCACGGGAGATCTGCACTACTACATCAACGGAGTGGACCAGGGCGTGGCCTGCACCGGCCTGCCCTCAG atGTATATGCAGTGATAGATCTATACGGCCAGTGCGTGCAGGTGTCCATCACTAGCTCCTCGGGCCCTCTAGACAACAGTCTGTGCACCAGTAACGTCACTGAGAAGAGCTTCCCCATACACTCTCCAG TGGCAGGGGTGGCTCATCGCCTTCACAGCAAACATGGGAAAAATGTAGTGCTGCTAGGAGACGGTTGCCAGGCAGTCAGGGTGGGAGGTTACTCTCACGGAATCGTGTTCAGTGCAAAGGAGTTGAAGACGGATGAACTGTTCGAG GTGAAGATCAACGAGGTGGATGAGCAGTGGTCCGGTTCGCTCCACGTCGGCCTGACGACCCTGCAACCCCCCGACCTGCCCTCCTGCCCATTAAGCGGCCTCTCGCCCTCCCTCACTCAgctcaggtcaaaggtcacctgGCTGCTGGCTGGGGCAGAGGTCAGGCGCAATGGCATGCTGCAGAAGCAGAACTATGGCTGTTCGCTGGACCGCCTGACg GTGGGGAACCGTGTGGGTGTGAAGAGGTGCAGTGATGACACCATGCACATCTTCATAGATGGAGAGGATATGGGGCCAGCAGCTACAGCTGTGGctaag AACGTCTATGCGGTGCTGGACTTGTATGGGAAGGTGACCGCTGTGTCGGTGGTCAGCTCCACGCTGGTGGAGGACTCCGACAGCGTGAAGGCCCCGTCACTCTCGTCCGACAGCTGCAGCGAGGGGGAGGAAGACACAACTCCG TGTGAGAACGAGCCTGCCCTGGTGCCCATGGCAATGATCTTCCTGGAGAATCATGGGAAGAATATCCAGCTGTCCAATCAGAACCTGACTGCTGCCCGAGTGTCCAGCTATAACCAGGGGCTGCTGGTGACCGCACAAGCTCTGCCCCGCCAACAGCtcttccag TTCCAGATAGACCGTTTGAACCCGTCCTGGACGTCGTCCTTGTCTCTGGGGGTCATAGGTTACTCTCCTGACCGCCTCAGCTTCCCCTCCACAGCCTGCTGCCTGAAACGCTCCGTCTGGCTCCTTCAGCGAGACTCCGTCTTCCATAACTCACTGAAg ATTTGTGAAAACTATGGTCCAAACCTGGACACGTGTCCTGAGGGGACGGTGTTGGGTCTGCTGGTGGACGCTAGCGGTGGCCTCCACCTGTTTGTGAACGGGATGGACCAGGGCACCGCGGCCCAGGACGTCCCCAACCCCTGCTACCCCATCATTGACCTGTATGGGCAGTGTGAACAG GTCACCATAGTAACAAACCATGTGCCAGCAGTGGGTGCGAAAGGTGGTGAGGTGCGTTGCCAAGGTGACATGGAGAAGGCTGACATGGTTGATG GGATCAAGGAGAGCGTGTGCTGGACGCCCCCTCCTGAGGTGAACCCCAATAAGACCTGCGAGTACCACGCACTGTGCTCCAGATTCAAGGACCTGCTTACACTGCCTG ATGGCTACTTTAATGAGGACGCCAAGTATAACCTGTGCTACTGTGAGTCCTGCCATAAGCTCCGTGGGGATGAGGCGTACTACAAGCGGGGCGAGCCTCCCCGCGACTACGCGCTGCCCTTCGGATGGTGCCGATTCGGCCTGAG GATCAAGCCACACTGCGAGGTCCCGAACGCCTTTAAGAAGTGGCACATCGCGTACCATGGTACGAGTGTGGGCGCTCTCCGACGCACCCTGGACCAAAGCCAGCTCATGACAG AGCCGGCCTCCGTGTTCTCTGCCTCTCCGCTCAAGGCCGAGGGTCACGGCAGCTACGGCGAGCCGGAGGAGAACAGCGCCCCCGAGTGGGAGGTGCCCTGCGTGCAGCTCTCGCCCACCATGCGCTACTCCGGCCTGGAAGCCTTCGCCCCTAAAGTGCA ATTCCGAGACCCTCGATCTCTACGCTGCCACCAGGCCCAGGTGGGCTTCCAGGTGTGCGTGCGCCCGGGCTCCTACAAGGTGGGTCCTCAGACGCTGGGCGTCAGCGAGCCCCTGGACCCCAGGTTCAACAACTCTGAGATTGAATGGATCACCAAGGAGAAAGGGGGCACGCTGCTGTATGGCCTGCTGGTGCGTGTGgagtga
- the neurl4 gene encoding neuralized-like protein 4 isoform X1 has product MAAELHPRSGKLIGLSNSNRTAQRNQSVQEFNHGLVLSREPLRDRDVFTVRIDKKVNSWSGSIEIGVTALDPAALDFPSSATGLKGGSWIVSGCSVLKDGRSVLEEYGRDLDQLGEGDRVGIQRNGRGELHLWVNGQDCGPAARGLPPRLWAVVDLYGKCTQVTVMSCEPPPDTDSEEREEDEEEGEEEAALAAPVAQMTEACREHAERSSTIVPPVVVHSAPAVINGSVDEVPEVTRGHSRPDKFPSNFESDTVLTEHQLFDVFNNAIVSLYRSEDEGGEDSGLGGARPGNSDSSRGCSGSSSASRGAMGGSDSGGGPGGGGSTNNSPSGSSGGVTGLGSGAVTTNDALLFHEKCGTLIKLSNNHKTAERRRPLDEFNNGVVMTNRPLRHNEMFEIRIDKLVDKWSGSIEIGVTTHNPNNLDYPATMTNLRSGTIMMSGCGILTNGKGTRREYCEFSLDELQEGDHIGLMRKVSGALHFYINGIDQGVAASQTPGVVYGVVDLYGMAVKVTIVHNHNHSDRLRRNNAIMRALSPDVGRPRPALSLTPDPETPDRLLFHQNCGQKAAIIGDGRTALRPHATDDFNHGVVLSNRPLHSNEVFQVRIDKMVDKWAGSIEIGVTTHNPAYLQLPSTMTNLRSGTWMMTGNGVMHNGTTILDEYGHNLDRLKAGDTVGVVRKDDGSLHFFVNGVPQGPAAWNVPPSIYAVVDLYGQAAQATIMDDMADLPPLPDDSSEGPTALSPGSPCSVTGTASVSDLRFHQLHGTNAVITNGGRTALRQNCRSEFNDAIVISNRCLREGELFEIVIQKMVDRWSGSIEAGVTAIRPEELEFPNTMTDIDYDTWMLSGTAIMQDGNTMRNNYGCDLDSLSTGSRIGMMRTATGDLHYYINGVDQGVACTGLPSDVYAVIDLYGQCVQVSITSSSGPLDNSLCTSNVTEKSFPIHSPVAGVAHRLHSKHGKNVVLLGDGCQAVRVGGYSHGIVFSAKELKTDELFEVKINEVDEQWSGSLHVGLTTLQPPDLPSCPLSGLSPSLTQLRSKVTWLLAGAEVRRNGMLQKQNYGCSLDRLTVGNRVGVKRCSDDTMHIFIDGEDMGPAATAVAKNVYAVLDLYGKVTAVSVVSSTLVEDSDSVKAPSLSSDSCSEGEEDTTPCENEPALVPMAMIFLENHGKNIQLSNQNLTAARVSSYNQGLLVTAQALPRQQLFQFQIDRLNPSWTSSLSLGVIGYSPDRLSFPSTACCLKRSVWLLQRDSVFHNSLKICENYGPNLDTCPEGTVLGLLVDASGGLHLFVNGMDQGTAAQDVPNPCYPIIDLYGQCEQVTIVTNHVPAVGAKGGEVRCQGDMEKADMVDGIKESVCWTPPPEVNPNKTCEYHALCSRFKDLLTLPDGYFNEDAKYNLCYCESCHKLRGDEAYYKRGEPPRDYALPFGWCRFGLRIKPHCEVPNAFKKWHIAYHGTSVGALRRTLDQSQLMTAEPASVFSASPLKAEGHGSYGEPEENSAPEWEVPCVQLSPTMRYSGLEAFAPKVQFRDPRSLRCHQAQVGFQVCVRPGSYKVGPQTLGVSEPLDPRFNNSEIEWITKEKGGTLLYGLLVRVE; this is encoded by the exons ATGGCAGCTGAGCTGCATCCGCGCAGCGGAAAACTCATCGGACTGTCCAACTCGAACCGGACAGCGCAGCGCAATCAGTCGGTGCAGGAGTTTAACCATGGTTTGGTCCTCAGTCGAGAACCCCTACGGGATCGCGATGTCTTCACCGTGCGAATTGACAAAAAG GTGAACTCGTGGAGCGGCTCCATAGAGATCGGAGTGACGGCGCTGGACCCCGCTGCGCTGGACTTTCCCAGCAGTGCGACGGGCCTGAAGGGCGGCTCCTGGATCGTGTCGGGCTGCTCCGTGCTGAAGGACGGACGCTCGGTCCTGGAGGAGTACGGTCGCGACCTGGACCAGCTCGGCGAGGGAGACCGCGTGGGCATCCAGCGCAACGGGCGCGGCGAGCTGCACCTGTGGGTGAACGGGCAGGACTGCGGCCCGGCCGCCAGGGGCCTGCCCCCCCGCCTGTGGGCTGTGGTGGACCTCTACGGGAAGTGCACGCAGGTGACGGTGATGAGCTGTGAGCCGCCGCCCGACACGGACAGCGAGGAGCGcgaggaagacgaggaggagGGTGAAGAGGAGGCAGCATTGGCAGCTCCAGTTGCTCAGATGACGGAGGCGTGCCGAGAGCATGCGGAGAGGAGTAGCACCATCGTGCCTCCTGTGGTTGTTCACTCTGCGCCTGCTGTCATAAATGGCTCAGTGGACGAAG TGCCTGAAGTTACAAGAGGACATAGCCGGCCAGACAAGTTTCCCAGCAACTTTGAGTCAGATACAG TCCTTACAGAGCACCAGTTATTTGATGTCTTCAACAACGCCATTGTCTCCTTGTATCGCTCAGAAGATGAGGGCGGAGAAGACTCGGGGCTGGGAGGAGCCAGGCCGGGAAATTCCGACTCTTCCAGAGGGTGTTCAGGAAGTAGCAGCGCAAGCCGAGGAGCCATGGGAGGAAGCGACAGCGGAGGCGGACCCGGCGGAGGGGGCAGCACAAATAACAGTCCATCAGGAAGTTCAGGGGGTGTGACTGGGTTGGGTAGTGGGGCTGTGACCACCAATGACGCGCTCCTCTTTCACGAGAAGTGCGGCACGCTGATTAAGCTGAGCAACAACCACAAGACGGCGGAGAGGAGGAGGCCGCTGGACGAGTTCAACAACGGAGTGGTCATGACCAACCGACCACTCAGGCACAACGAGATGTTTGAG ATTCGCATAGATAAACTAGTGGATAAGTGGTCAGGATCCATTGAGATTGGAGTGACAACCCACAACCCAAATAATCTGGATTACCCAGCAACCATGACCAACTTGCGCTCAG GGACGATCATGATGAGCGGCTGTGGGATTCTGACCAACGGCAAAGGCACTCGGAGGGAATACTGCGAGTTCAGTCTGGATGAGCTCCAG GAAGGGGATCACATTGGGCTGATGAGGAAAGTCAGTGGGGCGTTACACTTCTATATCAATGGCATAGATCAAG GAGTGGCGGCTTCCCAGACCCCTGGCGTGGTGTATGGGGTGGTGGATCTGTACGGGATGGCTGTTAAAGTTACCATCgtccacaaccacaaccacagcGACCGCCTACGCCGCAACAACGCCATCATGAGGGCGCTGTCGCCGGACGTGGGGCGACCTCGGCCCGCCCTCTCGCTCACCCCTGACCCAGAAACCCCGGACCGCCTGCTCTTCCACCAGAACTGCGGCCAGAAGGCAGCCATCATAGGGGATGGCAGGACAGCGCTGAGACCACA TGCGACTGATGACTTTAATCACGGCGTGGTGCTAAGCAACCGACCACTACATTCCAATGAAGTATTCCAGGTGCGCATTGACAAAATGGTGGACAAATGGGCGGGGTCTATTGAGATTGGTGTGACAACCCATAACCCCGCCTACCTGCAGCTGCCCTCCACCATGACCAACCTGCGCTCAG GGACGTGGATGATGACCGGTAACGGAGTGATGCACAACGGAACCACAATCTTGGATGAATATGGCCACAACCTGGACCGGCTAAAA gcggGTGACACGGTCGGCGTCGTGCGGAAGGATGACGGGAGCCTGCACTTCTTCGTAAATGGCGTCCCCCAGGGGCCCGCGGCATGGAACGTCCCGCCCAGCATCTATGCCGTTGTGGACCTCTATGGACAGGCGGCCCAAGCCACCATCATGGATGACATGG ctgaccttcctcctctcccagaCGACAGTTCAGAGGGGCCGACGGCTCTGTCTCCAGGCAGCCCGTGCTCCGTCACCGGGACGGCCTCCGTCAGCGACCTGCGCTTCCATCAGCTGCACGGCACCAACGCCGTCATCACCAACGGCGGCCGCACGGCCCTCCGTCAGAACTGCCGGAGCGAGTTCAACGACGCCATCGTCATCTCCAACAG GTGCCTTCGTGAGGGAGAGTTATTTGAGATTGTTATTCAGAAGATGGTGGACCGCTGGTCCGGCTCCATCGAAGCAG GTGTGACGGCCATTAGGCCAGAGGAGCTGGAGTTCCCCAACACTATGACCGACATCGACTATGACACCTGGATGCTGAG CGGCACAGCCATCATGCAGGACGGGAACACCATGCGGAACAACTACGGCTGCGACCTGGACTCCCTGAGCACGGGCTCCCGGATCGGAATGATGCGAACAGCCACGGGAGATCTGCACTACTACATCAACGGAGTGGACCAGGGCGTGGCCTGCACCGGCCTGCCCTCAG atGTATATGCAGTGATAGATCTATACGGCCAGTGCGTGCAGGTGTCCATCACTAGCTCCTCGGGCCCTCTAGACAACAGTCTGTGCACCAGTAACGTCACTGAGAAGAGCTTCCCCATACACTCTCCAG TGGCAGGGGTGGCTCATCGCCTTCACAGCAAACATGGGAAAAATGTAGTGCTGCTAGGAGACGGTTGCCAGGCAGTCAGGGTGGGAGGTTACTCTCACGGAATCGTGTTCAGTGCAAAGGAGTTGAAGACGGATGAACTGTTCGAG GTGAAGATCAACGAGGTGGATGAGCAGTGGTCCGGTTCGCTCCACGTCGGCCTGACGACCCTGCAACCCCCCGACCTGCCCTCCTGCCCATTAAGCGGCCTCTCGCCCTCCCTCACTCAgctcaggtcaaaggtcacctgGCTGCTGGCTGGGGCAGAGGTCAGGCGCAATGGCATGCTGCAGAAGCAGAACTATGGCTGTTCGCTGGACCGCCTGACg GTGGGGAACCGTGTGGGTGTGAAGAGGTGCAGTGATGACACCATGCACATCTTCATAGATGGAGAGGATATGGGGCCAGCAGCTACAGCTGTGGctaag AACGTCTATGCGGTGCTGGACTTGTATGGGAAGGTGACCGCTGTGTCGGTGGTCAGCTCCACGCTGGTGGAGGACTCCGACAGCGTGAAGGCCCCGTCACTCTCGTCCGACAGCTGCAGCGAGGGGGAGGAAGACACAACTCCG TGTGAGAACGAGCCTGCCCTGGTGCCCATGGCAATGATCTTCCTGGAGAATCATGGGAAGAATATCCAGCTGTCCAATCAGAACCTGACTGCTGCCCGAGTGTCCAGCTATAACCAGGGGCTGCTGGTGACCGCACAAGCTCTGCCCCGCCAACAGCtcttccag TTCCAGATAGACCGTTTGAACCCGTCCTGGACGTCGTCCTTGTCTCTGGGGGTCATAGGTTACTCTCCTGACCGCCTCAGCTTCCCCTCCACAGCCTGCTGCCTGAAACGCTCCGTCTGGCTCCTTCAGCGAGACTCCGTCTTCCATAACTCACTGAAg ATTTGTGAAAACTATGGTCCAAACCTGGACACGTGTCCTGAGGGGACGGTGTTGGGTCTGCTGGTGGACGCTAGCGGTGGCCTCCACCTGTTTGTGAACGGGATGGACCAGGGCACCGCGGCCCAGGACGTCCCCAACCCCTGCTACCCCATCATTGACCTGTATGGGCAGTGTGAACAG GTCACCATAGTAACAAACCATGTGCCAGCAGTGGGTGCGAAAGGTGGTGAGGTGCGTTGCCAAGGTGACATGGAGAAGGCTGACATGGTTGATG GGATCAAGGAGAGCGTGTGCTGGACGCCCCCTCCTGAGGTGAACCCCAATAAGACCTGCGAGTACCACGCACTGTGCTCCAGATTCAAGGACCTGCTTACACTGCCTG ATGGCTACTTTAATGAGGACGCCAAGTATAACCTGTGCTACTGTGAGTCCTGCCATAAGCTCCGTGGGGATGAGGCGTACTACAAGCGGGGCGAGCCTCCCCGCGACTACGCGCTGCCCTTCGGATGGTGCCGATTCGGCCTGAG GATCAAGCCACACTGCGAGGTCCCGAACGCCTTTAAGAAGTGGCACATCGCGTACCATGGTACGAGTGTGGGCGCTCTCCGACGCACCCTGGACCAAAGCCAGCTCATGACAG CAGAGCCGGCCTCCGTGTTCTCTGCCTCTCCGCTCAAGGCCGAGGGTCACGGCAGCTACGGCGAGCCGGAGGAGAACAGCGCCCCCGAGTGGGAGGTGCCCTGCGTGCAGCTCTCGCCCACCATGCGCTACTCCGGCCTGGAAGCCTTCGCCCCTAAAGTGCA ATTCCGAGACCCTCGATCTCTACGCTGCCACCAGGCCCAGGTGGGCTTCCAGGTGTGCGTGCGCCCGGGCTCCTACAAGGTGGGTCCTCAGACGCTGGGCGTCAGCGAGCCCCTGGACCCCAGGTTCAACAACTCTGAGATTGAATGGATCACCAAGGAGAAAGGGGGCACGCTGCTGTATGGCCTGCTGGTGCGTGTGgagtga